A region of the Thioploca ingrica genome:
GGCTCACGTTGATGAGTTAGGAATAATGGTTTTCACCTTTCCTCAAGTTTACTAACTTGAGAAGGCTTCGCGCATGATCAAATGTTGTTGAAGCACAGGATGTATTTTTAATGGATTTATGTTTGTTAAAAACAGAGGGCTTAATTATGCCAAAGGCAATTCGTGCTGGATTCGTTAGCATGGTAAGTGTTGCGATGTTAGTTGGGACGATGAGTGTGAGGGCGGAAATGCCGGCCAGTAGCTATCAAAAGACTTGTAAAGAGGTCAAAGTAGAAGGGGACATGCTGAAAGCCTCTTGTGAGAAAATGGACAAGACGTCGATGGATACTTCCATTACTATTAATGGTCTTGCCAATCTTGATGGTGTTCTGACCTATGAAACCAAATGCCCAATGGATTCTACCCCTCCAGGTAGCTTTTCTAAAACTTGTAAAGATATGTCCATAGAGAAGGATGGTGTTACCCTGAAAGGTGAATGTCAGAAGAAAGATCAAAGCTGGATGGCGGCTTCTATTGCCATCAGCAATATTGCTAATATGGATGGCCAGTTAAAGTACGAACCCTGCAAGAAGTAGTAGGCGGTAGCGGGAACAAGGTAGTTAGAAATTGTAAGGTGCGTTAGGCGCATTTTTTTGCGTCGTAACGCACCGATTCTTTATGCTCCCAAAGGGTGTGTTATGTTTCGCTCTAACGCACCCTACCTCGCTACACTTGCTCAGTTTATTTTCTTATCCAATTTTCTAATCGTAATTCACCAATTCGATTAAAATGACTATCGTCAGTGACTAAAATTAAGTGATGTGACTGTGCAGTAGCCGCAATCAAAATGTCTGCATCGGGTAATAATTCGCCTTGACGCTTTAAGTGAGCATAAATCGTGGCGGCTTTATCTAAAACTCTTTCACTATCAATGCCGATTATTTCACAATCAATTAGTAGCTGATTGAATAAATCGAGTTTCTGACTAGCTTGACTTACCAGCAACCCACGTTTAATTTCATAGTAAGTTATCGAACTCATGAAGATTTTTTTACCTAAACGTTGTGCCAGCCGAACTTTAATTAACACTTGATGATTTTGTTTTAAAATAGCAGAGATAATATTGGTGTCTAATAAATAGTTCATAATAAGTTATTGCCTTCTCAGGCATTCATCAAAAGCTTTAAGTTGCTCAGTCGTTAGATCGGTTAAAATACCGGCGACTAGTTCAAGTGACATCAATCCACCCACTCTTTTTTTTAGATCCTCGTCGGAAATAATTAAAAACTGATTGAGCGGTAATTGCTCCATTTCTTGAATGATATATTTAATCCATTTTTCGTTAGAATACTTTTGGAGATAAGGATTATTTTCATCTGTTCCAGAATCTGCTATTCGTTTTTCTATAAAGGGTGTTAAACGATAGCGGTATACCTCTTGTTTGGGAAACATAATAGGATTCGTAGGATTCGTTTGTTCAATTTGATCGGTATTCATCAATTTTTCTCCAGATTGTTCAAAACAATAAATCTAATTTTCACATTTAATAATAGCGTACCGTTGGGGATTGATAATAGCTAGTATAGGGTGCGTTAATAACGCACCAACAACATTTAAGATGAACATTAACTGGTGTTTGATCAAATGAATTGAATGATGTTTTTGAATGGTGCGTTACGGCTAACGCCTAACGCACCCTACACTGGCTACACTGGCTTTTTTATTCTACTACAAGTGTCATCGGTTTACCGCTGTAGAAAATATTACCGTTCTGCAAACGATATCCTACATAGCCAGTGAAGTGACCTGGCATACCGGCGAGTGACCCGTTAAAAACAGTAATGTCTATTTTATCGGCTAAAGTCTTGGCTGGTTCTGCCGCTGCTAAATTGGCTATGTTCCAATCCCATATTTCCCAATTATCACCATTTCTCATGTAGGCGTTTTGAGCAACTGAATTGGTATAAACGCCAACTATAACAATTTCAGCGTCTTGACCCATATGATTGGGATCGACGTCGACAACCGAGTTTACTGAGATTATTTCGGGTTGTCGTATTTTCATATCGTTACCACTTAAACCGGTGGTCAGTGAGGTAATCTGTCCGGTAAAGTTAGCCGTAGTGGAAATATTGCTATATTGTGGGTCAATCCCTATACCATTGGTAGTGGGAGGGAGGGTATCAATTCCATCGACGATAACCTTAGCCATCTCACTATCTACGCTACCGGTTGGATTACTAATCCGTACCCAATAAGGAGTTGTTGTGGTTAAGGGTGACGTTGTGAAAATATAGCTTGTGCCCACCGGGGTACTGGTGTCACCACTTTGTCCTTGATACCATTGATAATTGATCGGCAGCGCGACAAAAGCTCCCCATTGCTCTCCAGGCGTTCCACCTTCAACGATGTGTTGACCTTCCAAGTTATTTAATTCTACTGTTAAAGTAGCGGTTTGATTAGAAGAGATGGACTGGTTTTGTGGTTGCTGCGCGATATTAAAATCTCTGCCGAGACTTTTATTAACTTGAAAAATGAGATTACCCATTTCTCCGTTTGCTCCGCTGATATCAACATAGTAATTCACGTCTTTAGTCACCGGAACAGTCACTTGGGAGGTATTACTTTGTTCAGTAGCCATCGAATTATCATTGCAACCGAGTTCCACTAAGGAAGAACCTTGAGCTTGCCAGATAGAGAGAACCGTATCGTAACCAGAACCTGCCGTGGAGAAAGTGACGCCATCGTCGTAAGGAATACTGGGTGTAAACAGATACCAAACACTCGCCGTCGCCTCTGGAGAACAAGTTGGAACTAATTCACCCGTTTCCAGGGTGGCACCACCGGTGTATTGAACTTGGTTATAAGGAAAAGGTTCGGTAATGGAAATCGCATTGGCTTTGTCATCGTTTGCTGGCGTTGGTGTCATATTGAAGATGAGAAGTCCAGTGGGATTAGAGGCAATACTACTCTGAGCAGTAGCTACATTGATATAGTAAGTTTTTTTGGGTTCTAATTCCACCGCCAGTTGCGATTGAGGCATGGCATTATCATCATTACAAGCGATTTCAGTCAGCGAGTTATTATTATTGGCCCATACCGACAAAACGGTATTATAATCGGAACCAATGGTATTAAAAACAACTCGTTGGGTTGGCTGTTGTGTATGTGGTGTATATTCATACCATACCGTACCTGAAATCTCTCGTTGCGCACAACTTGCCACAGCCTCCCCAGCTTCGATACTGGCGCCTTCTGTAGCTTGGGTATGACTATAAAATAAGTCGGTATTGGGCACAATTTTTATTGCCTTGTCCCGATTGTTGTTGGTGAGTTTATTAACTAATTCCGCGTTTAAAATCAGTGTACCACTGTCACCGGTATAGCCGCTAACATTAAGGTAATAGGTTGTGTCTTTTTCTAAATGGACTCGCACTTGCGATTGTGGAGTACTGCTGTTCTCATCATTACAACTGATTGGGGTTAATGGATGGGTTTTACCCTGCCAAACTGAAAGTACCGTATCATAACTTGAACCTAATGTATTAAAGACAATATCTTGATTACTCGTTGGCGCATATTGATACCAAACACTGTTCTTTGCTTCAGTTGAACATCGAGGTGCAACCTCATTGGCTTCGTTACTGGCATCCACAGTATCTTGTTGGTGGGTGTAAGGGAGAGTTTTGATAGTCAGTGCAGTATTTAAATTATCATTGGGAGGCGCGGCTAATCCAATCGGAATGAACAGGGAAAAGAACAATCCGCTGATTAACCTTATTGGAATATTCATTGTTAGTCTCCTTTTAGCTAAGCGTTATTGCTTAGTCTAATATACCATTAATTATTCCGATGGCGATTGTTCAGTTTTACTGAGTAACATAAATAAAAATAATGCCGGGTTATATTCCCGGCAAGATTTAAATCATTTAACCAATTCTTGTTATGATATTATCAACACTCAGCAATGGGGTAAATCGCCTACGATAGCAATACCATCATTACTACATTCAGTAAAGGTATAGGCGACGAACCGACCAACCATATCTGCTGGCTTGGTAAAGCTAAATCCATAAGTATAAAGACCAAGTTTTTCATGCTTGGTAAGATGTAAACCAACTTCAAAATTAAGACCCATCGCTTTGAGTTGTGCTTCAGTTAAGTCTTGGTAGTTATCCCCTGGCACTTTGGTAGCTGTTCCAATTGACATCTCAAGATCTCGAAAACCCTTCATTTCAAAGTAATTAGTAGGCAATTTAAGATCAGCCATTGTGGCTTCAGGACCAATAATCGTCAAATAAGTATCAAGCCGAGTGTGACCATAATTTTGCTTGGTAACGTCTATCAATTCAGGTTTTGTATATAGACCCACTTCTCCTGCTGGTAAAGCGGAATCATTGTCGGGTGCGAAACGAACGGCATATTTTTTACCGTTAAAATCCATAACGAAATCACTTAATGAGATATTTCCATCCTCGACTTTGTGACGGCCGGCCAAATTATCAGGAACATTCCAGCCTGTGGCTGGCATACCGGCATTAATAGCTACTATAAGCGTGTCCCCCTCTTGTTTTATAGCCATGCCATAAATCTCCAGTGCTGGGTACCCGGTGGCATCCTTAAAGGAATCCTTGGCATACTCCCACTCCGTAGAGGGAGGATTTGGACAAGGTGCACACACGCCAAGTGCTTCTATATCATCATAAGGTGCGTCGGCAGTCACGTGGTAACTGGGATCCGCTATCGGAGTGATTGCACAAGTCACTGGGTCAATTGTTGCTAAAATTGGCTTATTATTACTGTTATGATAGCCGAGCACTAAAGAGCCATCTTCAGCCATTTCTAGCGCCTCAATTTCTCCTAGTGAGCCTATCACGTTGTGACAAATTTCATTCAGTGTATTGGTTAATACGTCATAAGCAAATAATTCATGTGGTACATTATTATCACCTCCTGGCTCAGGCAGGGTAGCCATACCCGCCGTGTAAGAAATAGAAGGGCTCGAACCTCCATGCAGATTTTCCACGACATAAAGTATAGTGCCATCATTATTCCAAGTCAGATCTTCCATTTCTCCCGGGCGGGCGATGACCAATTGCGCTATACTTGAAGGAAGCGCAAACTTAATCAAACCCGCATCTTGTGCCCATCCCCACAAGCTCCCATCAGCAGGATTGAAAGAGAGACCATCTATCTCCGCAAAGCCGGTAGGACCAATTTCAGTTAAATCGCCGTTGACAGGATCAATTTTATAAAGATATCCTGCTTTCGTCACATCTGCAGTGTTATCTCCAGACGCACCATAAATTTCTCCAGTAGCAGAAACATCTAGAGCTTCTATATCATAACCATAATGAGTTGGACCAATTTGTTCAATTTGATAGTTATTACGGGGATCTATTCTAAGTATCTGTGAATCATTTAACAGGGCATCATTCACACCATAAATGTAATCACAAGTTGTTGGCGGAGCTGTGAATATTGCGTCCATATTTCCCGCCATCAATGGGCTAGCGCCCATAGCCAGGGTCAAAGACGCACTACTGACGATTAGACATTTTAATATGGCTTGTCGTAATTCAGTTCTAGGTAGAGGTTGCTTATGCATTTTAAATTCCTCCTAATAACGAGCGGTTATTTAAATAGGTTACCAATTATAAAATTCTTTAATTACCAATAATCGGGTTTAATTAAGTTCAGTGAGCTTAGGCTGCATTCATCCTATTCACAGCGAAATTCGTTCCTCTTTTATTAACAGATTGTTTCTATTAACTATCAGTTAAATTACACTCCCTATCTAAAATGCAAATTTCGCAAAATGCAAAGCAAAATGAAAAAATTTTTTCTTCAAGAAATCATCTTTTTTTCAATCTAACACTCAAGAGAAAACCAGAATTTTATATTCATCTTAAGTTTCTCTAGTTAGTTGAATTCATTTTACTTTAGTGAATGCCCTAACCCGTAGGTAACTCACTCTCAATTTGAGAGTAACAACATTACATAGTATACCTCATAGGGAAACGGTAAACTAGTGAAAACGTCACTAACTATTTTAGTGTAAATAATTTTTAATTATAGCAATTTTATTTAGTTATGTCTAATATTTTTCCGACTACTTTTGGAAAACTTAATACTAAGTTACTAAAATAGAATACTATTCATCATAAACTTTGTTTTTGGGAGAAAGAAGAGGCAGGCAAAATTTTGGGTAGGCAAGCATAGTCATTAAAGACTAAAAATGCCGGGAAATCAAGTTTTTTAGCAAAAATCATCCTAATGTTTTAACAGCCTGGCAATTTTCTTATTTAAGTTTAAGAATGGCTAATTCATTTAATATGGAGCTAATCGTAGTTGACTATTTTTTGTGGTAATTTCACTTTAGTTTAGAAATCGATAAAATGGGTTTTATGACAATACCAGTTATCGTGGTTGCTCATTAACAACAGATTCCATTGACAAAAGATGAGCCATGAGTTCTTATAACAATTTTATTGAGGACAAATAAGGAAATATTCATGGATGCTCGTAGCGCAGCAACCCAAATATTAACTCAAGTGATTGGCGAACGACGTTCTTTATCTCATTGTTTGGAAACGCAACTTCCCTTATTAAAGGATTCTCGTGAACGAGCATTGGCCCAAGAACTGTGTTATGGCGTGTTACGTTGGCTTCCCCGACTGCAGGCATTATTGAACTGCTTATTGCATAAACCACTTCGGACTAAAGATGATGATATTCAAGTTTTATTATTGATAGGCTTATATCAACACCTTTATTTACAGATTCCGCCTTATGCCGCGACGGCTGCAACAGTCGAGGTAACCCGTACTTTGAAAAAAGACTGGGCTAGTGGCTTAGTTAATGCCATATTGCGCCATTTTCAGCGACAACGGGAACAATTACTTGAGCAAATAGATGTTAATTTGAGTGTAAAATTCGCACATCCACCTTGGTTACTCGAACGTCTACAAACAAGTTGGCCACATCATTGGGAAAGCTTATTGCAGGCTAATAATAGCCATCCGCCGGTAACCTTACGAGTGAATGCACGTTGTTTATCGCGGGAAGCTTATTTAGCACATTTACAGCAAGCCAATATCGTAGCGGAATTAACTCCTTACACTGATTATGGGGTTACCATTCAGCAACTGCCAGTGACTTTAGATTTAGAAGAAAAGCTTAACCTGCTAAAATTCGTACCCGATAAAATGGGAAACTGGATTACTCATTTACCGGGTTTTAACCAAGGTTGGGTATCCGTACAAGATGGTGCTGCACAATTAGCCGCCCCTTTACTGGATGTCCCCGTTGGCGCACGAGTATTGGATGCTTGTGCGGCACCCGGTGGTAAAACTGCCCATCTATTAGAACACTATAACAATATAGGTACCTTATTCGCTTTAGATAATCAGTCCGCGAGAATCAAGAAATTAGAAGATACTTTGCGGCGGTTACAGTTAACTGCAACTATCCGTTGTGCTGATGCGACCCAACCTCACACTTGGTGGGATGGTAACCCCTTTGAGCGAATTTTACTGGATGTCCCTTGTTCTGCCAGTGGTGTTATTCGCCGCCATCCTGACATCAAATATTTACGTCAGCCTAGCGATATCACTATGTTAAGCGATCAACAACAACGTTTGCTCGAAGCATTATGGCCTTTACTTAAACCTGGAGGAAAATTGTTGTACGTGACGTGTTCGGTTTTTGCTGAGGAAAATGAGTTACAAATTGAAAAATTTTTAACGACACAAGCGGATGCCTATGAAAACCGATTAGTTGCGCCATGGGGTCATGCCTTATCGAGAGGCAGACAAATTCTACCCGGTGAAAATAATGCCGATGGTTTTTATTATGCTTGTTTAACTAAAACCACTTGAATTCTGTTAACTCATTTCATTAGGATGATTGATTTTATAAAATTCATGAGAGAAATTGCTCGGTTTATCTCTCTCAAATTGATATTAATCGGCTTAAGCCTATTACTATTATCCAATTTAGTTTATGGAGAATTTTCAATCAATTATGCTCAAACTCGGTTAGTCGATAATTTGTATTTATTAGATGCACAATTAAATTATGAACTGCCAGAAGTCCCTCTAGAAGCCTTGCAAAATGGAGTAGCACTGACCTTTGTTATCACCATTTTAGTCGAGCGGGAACGTTGGTATCTGTGGGATGAACGCATTGCCGCATTGAAACAGCGTTATCAACTTAAATATCATGCTTTTAGCAAACAGTATGTTCTCACTTATTTGAATACCGGTATTCAAGAAACTTTTCCTACTTTAGAAGCGATTTTAACTCAATTGGGCCAGTTGGAAGATTTTCCTTTATTAGATAAACATTTGGTTGAAGCGAATGAAGTTTATTGGGTTCATTTACAAACTTATTTAGATATTGAATCTTTACCGGTTCCTTTACGTCCTATCGCCTATCTTTCTTCACAATGGCGCTTAAATAGCAATTGGTATTTATGTCCTTTACAGTCTCCCAAATCAGAACCGGGTTAAATATCAGTGTCACTATCGCTTTTTTTGGAACGCTGTTGGGTTCCTTATTGATGATTGCTGAGGCACTCAGAAATTCTGAACATTTTGAACATTTATATTCAATTTTATTACTGATCAATGCGGGTGCATTATTTGGTTTATTAACTTTAGTTAGCCTGAATGTACACGCTTTGCTGCGTCAAGTTTATAAAGGCAGAGCCGGGGCGCGACTTACTATGCGCTTGGTGAGTTTGATGGTGATACTCTCTACAGTCCCGGTACTGATTGTTTATTATTTCTCTTTAGAATTCGTCAATCAACGTTTAGATAATTGGTTCAATGTGAATATAGAAATCGCTTTAGAGTTAAGTCGTGCTGCGCTTAATGACCGCCTGAGTGAAGCTTTCAAACAAGCCAATGCCATTGCCAATGAAATAACCCTGCTGGAAGATAATGTTTTGGCTATACAATTAAACGAATTACGCAATCAGAGCGGTGCTTTAGAATTAACCTTATTAGCCACTAATGGGCAAATTATTGCTTCAAGTAGTGCTGATACCAGCCAATTATTGCCACATCGTCTCGATGAAAACCTATTACTGCAATTCAAACGCCGTAGCGACTATATTAGTTCAGAACCCCTGTTAGAACAAGGCTTAATTCGGGTCATTCTCAAATTAGGACAAGATCATCAAGACCGGATACTCTATGCGTTATTTTTCATGACAGATCGCGTGCGTGAATTAGCTAGAAACGTGGAAGCCTATAAAGAACGTGCTTATTTGCATCAGCCCTTCAAACTCAGTTTAAACTTGGTGTTATCTTTAGTGTTACTCCTCAGTTTATTTGGTGCAGTGTGGATGGCGCTGTTTGCTGCCCGTCGTTTTGTTGAACCTTTAAGTCACTTGGCGGAAGGAACTCAAGCGGTAGCGGAGGGTAATTATGAAAAACAATTGCCGGTTAGCCAATTAGATGAATTGGGTTTTTTAGTTCAATCTTTTAATGAAATGACTAAAAAAATTGCTCAAGCCCGTAATGAAGTCGAAAGTAGTCAACAGTTAGCAGAGAGTCAACGGATTTATTTAGAGACGGTGCTTGAGCATTTATCGTCTGGGGTTATTGCTTTTGATCACCAACATTGTTTACGAACCGCTAACGCCGCCGCTGATCAAATTTTAGGGTTACCTTTGACTCAATTACTTAGCAATACCCTGATTCAGTTACAAAATGATTACCCCATGTTGTGCTCTTTGTGTACAGCTATTCAGCCCTATTTAAAGAATCATGCTCAAAATTGGCGAGAAGAGATGACTTTCTTTGGTAACACCGGTCGCAAAATTTTAATTTGTCGAGGGACTCGATTACAACTGTCGTCAACCGCCGGGTATCAAGAAGGATATGTCGTGGTATTTGACGATGTGACTGCTTTAGTCACCGCTCAACGTGCGGCTGCTTGGAGTGAGGTTGCCCGTCGGTTAGCTCACGAAATCAAAAATCCTTTAACCCCCATTCAGCTTTCTGCCGAACGGTTACGGCATAAGTATTTACCTCGCTTGTCAGCAAGCGAAGCGGATATTTTAGATCGGATGACACATACCATTATCCAACAAGTTGAAGCGATGAAAGAAATGGTCAATGCTTTTGCAGATTATGCTAAAACCCCCGTTATGCAGCGGCGTACTTTCGATCTTAATGAATTAATTAGGGAAGTACTTGATTTATATCATCACATTCCCATTCCAATGACGACTCAGTTAGCAGAAATACCGCTCATTTGGGCTGACCGTGGACATCTACGGCAGGTGTTACACAATCTCCTCAAAAATGCGCTGGAGGTACCGGCTAACGATAATGCTATCACGATTACAACCCGTTATTTGACAGAATCAAGCTTTGAATGTATAGAATTACGTATTCAGGATCAGGGACCAGGCATCCCGGCAGAATTACAGGAGCAAGTCTTTGAACCTTATTTTACGACCAAATCTAAAGGGACTGGTCTAGGTTTAGCGATTGTGAAAAAAATTATTGAAGAACAGGGTGGGATTGTTTGGATAGAAAATCATCCCGGTGCTTGTATAATTATCCGGTTACCGCTAGGAACTGAAGTCCTGCCGGTCAATTAACTTACCGTCCATTTTCTCAAGCAAGTTGAAACGAGCATGAGCATGACAGCCCATATTCTAGTCGTTGACGATGAACCGGCTATTGGTAGCCTAATAAAAGAAATCCTTGAAGACGAAGGTTTTCAAGTCAGTATTGCCGAAAATGGTCAAGCAGCTCGCCAATTACAACGGGAACTGAGACCAGATTTAATCTTACTGGATATTTGGATGCCGGATATTGATGGGATTACTTTACTCAAAGAATGGCGTGGGAGTGGTTTAATCGATCACCCGATTATCATCATGTCCGGACATGGTAATATTGAAACGGCAGTAGAAGCCACCCGGTTGGGTGCTTATGATTTTATTGAGAAACCGCTCTCAACCTCGAAAATGCTAATTACGATAAACCGTGCTCTAGAAATGGCTTCTCTACAACGAGAGAACTCTGGATTACGCAAACACACCGTCACTGAACCACTTGGGCATAGTCCAATCATGACGGCTTTACGAGAACAGGTTAAACGCATTAATCAACACAATACTAGTGTGTTAATTAGTGGTGAATCGGGTAGTGGACGTACCTTATTTGCGCGCTATATTCACCAGAATAGTCAAATATATACCGGACCTTTCGTGCAAATGCGGGTTGCCGGCATGAGTTCAGATAACCAATTTACCGAATTATTTGGTCGCCACGAAAGTAATCATATGGCCCGTTTGGAGCAAGCCAATGGTGGAACCCTATTTATTAAAGATATTGCTGATATGGATGATGCCGTACAGGCACGCTTACTAAATAGCCTAGAAAATCAATCGTTTTTACCGAATGGGAGTACTGAACTGATTCCGCTGAAAGTACGAGTGATTGCCGCCACCGGCCATCATATTGAACAAGCGCTTACCGCCGGCCGATTACAAGAGGATCTTTATTACTACCTTAATATTATCCCTTTACATATTCCACCCTTGCGTGAGCATTGTGAAGATATTCCGGAATTACTCGAATTTTACGTCAATTTATTTGTTAATCAGGAAAACCTTCCCTATCGTCATTTTACCGTAGCCGCACAAAATCGGTTGCGTAATTATTCTTGGCCGGGAAACGTGCGGGAACTGAAGAATTTAGTGCAACGGTTATTAATTTTAGGGAATAATCATCAGATTGATGTTGAAGAAATTGAACAAACTTTAACCCCTTCTTCTCGTCCAACCCCGATGGGAAATTTATCCATTTATGATTTGCCGCTGCGTGAAGCACGAGAACAATTTGAACGGACTTATTTAGAACATCAATTACAAGAGGTGGGTGGTAATGTGAGTAAAGTGGCTTCACGGGTTGGTTTAGAAAGAACCCATTTATACCGTAAATTACGTGCCCTCGATATTGATCCTAAACAGTCATCTAAAAATAAGAAGTGATAAAATTAAAAACTAACTATAGTAAATATTTCAATGGAGTATATACTATAATTAATGATCAAATAATCAATAGAGAATGGAATGGGTAAAATCAACTTGATCATTTTCAGTGGGTGCTGATAACGATTAGGTGAGTCAAGTAAAATCTTCTCTGGAGATAAGTTATTCAACCCAAAACCAGTTTAAAGACATTTTATTATCACACCTTGAAAAAAGGTTCAAACCAGTACACAACCAACAATGAGATGAGCAATTGGGTAACAAGAAATTGCAACTCCTTGTTACAGTAGAATTATTTCTTCTTCAGCACGACCAGCTTGAAAAGCGATTCAAATGAGATGAAACCAAAGTTAATTTTTATCTTTAGCTATTGAAAGTAATAAATTTTTATTTACTGGTTATTAACAACAACCGGTAAAAAACAACTGAGCCGATTTAGAGAGCGCCAGCAAAGGTTAATAAGTGATGATTTATACTTTAAGACCAAAACTCAGGCGTGCTCTTGGTACATTGTTTCCAATAGCAACAACCGACTGATAACTTGGAATGACAAGTCAGAGAGCACCACAGTAGAGATTTCTTTTGAATTTATTGATATCATTTATTTGGTACCCGGTTATGCCTGAGTGTGCAGAATTAAGAATAAAGCATCTACCTCTTTATTCAGACAGTCACTTGTTACCTCAATAGCTGGTAGGTAGGATAATGGAAAAAATACCGATTGACACTTTACCACTATCGAAACGTCTTTCTTATCGACAAGCTCGTTTAGTCGTTATGATTGCGGTCGGGTTAGGGATGTTATTTAGTTT
Encoded here:
- a CDS encoding sigma-54 dependent DNA-binding response regulator, translating into MTAHILVVDDEPAIGSLIKEILEDEGFQVSIAENGQAARQLQRELRPDLILLDIWMPDIDGITLLKEWRGSGLIDHPIIIMSGHGNIETAVEATRLGAYDFIEKPLSTSKMLITINRALEMASLQRENSGLRKHTVTEPLGHSPIMTALREQVKRINQHNTSVLISGESGSGRTLFARYIHQNSQIYTGPFVQMRVAGMSSDNQFTELFGRHESNHMARLEQANGGTLFIKDIADMDDAVQARLLNSLENQSFLPNGSTELIPLKVRVIAATGHHIEQALTAGRLQEDLYYYLNIIPLHIPPLREHCEDIPELLEFYVNLFVNQENLPYRHFTVAAQNRLRNYSWPGNVRELKNLVQRLLILGNNHQIDVEEIEQTLTPSSRPTPMGNLSIYDLPLREAREQFERTYLEHQLQEVGGNVSKVASRVGLERTHLYRKLRALDIDPKQSSKNKK